The Pseudolabrys sp. FHR47 genome contains a region encoding:
- a CDS encoding MlaD family protein — protein sequence MEDRAKFALIGMFTFAVVAAAFVFIYWIHSAGTSKETQPYLVVFEGSVSGLRVGGPVLFNGIRVGEVTEMRLTDKPSEVAAVISITPSTPVRSDTSVTLEYAGLTGIASVSLKGATASSPAVPPSKNGGLPTLRAGSTAGDMGTAVRETLAKADTIILENQESLRNAIKNLEVFTEALARNGGKIDELIQNGATAMGSINELAVSLKADTSRVAANLDKLTTNLDKQTTMLAENLDKRTAEITEGVLKVTDSTNKQINLVGTDLRRSIGNIDRAVTDLAKNPQRILFGGSSESGPGPRR from the coding sequence ATGGAAGACAGGGCAAAATTCGCGTTAATCGGCATGTTCACCTTCGCGGTGGTCGCCGCTGCTTTTGTCTTCATCTACTGGATTCACAGCGCCGGAACCTCGAAGGAAACCCAGCCTTATCTGGTTGTGTTCGAAGGCTCCGTGTCAGGCCTGCGCGTCGGCGGTCCGGTGTTGTTCAACGGCATCCGCGTCGGCGAGGTCACCGAAATGCGGCTTACCGACAAGCCGTCTGAAGTTGCGGCCGTCATTTCAATCACGCCGTCGACGCCGGTGCGTTCGGATACGTCCGTGACGCTGGAATACGCCGGCCTGACCGGCATCGCCTCGGTGTCGCTGAAGGGCGCAACCGCGTCCTCACCGGCGGTGCCGCCCTCGAAAAACGGCGGCTTGCCGACCTTGCGCGCCGGCTCCACGGCCGGCGACATGGGAACGGCGGTGCGCGAGACCCTGGCCAAGGCGGACACCATCATCCTCGAGAACCAGGAATCGCTGCGCAACGCCATCAAGAACCTCGAAGTCTTCACCGAGGCGCTGGCCCGCAACGGCGGCAAGATCGACGAACTGATCCAAAACGGCGCGACAGCCATGGGCTCGATCAACGAGCTTGCCGTCAGCCTGAAGGCCGATACGAGCCGGGTCGCCGCCAATCTCGACAAGCTGACGACCAATCTCGACAAGCAGACCACGATGCTTGCGGAGAACCTCGACAAGCGCACCGCCGAGATCACGGAGGGCGTGCTCAAGGTCACCGACAGCACCAACAAGCAGATCAACCTCGTCGGCACCGACCTGCGCCGATCGATCGGCAATATCGACCGGGCCGTAACGGACCTGGCCAAGAATCCGCAACGCATCCTGTTCGGCGGATCGAGTGAAAGCGGCCCCGGCCCCCGGCGCTAA
- a CDS encoding ABC transporter ATP-binding protein, with translation MAARGEPVIKVRDLKVDFASRRVLNGVNLDLKRGEILGFVGASGAGKSVLTRTIIGLLPFREGTIEVLGTDLGKATLKERQAVDRRWGVLFQQGALFSSLSSGKNVEFPIREYLRLSQKLTTEIAIAKLEMVGLKPDVYRNYPSELSGGMIKRVALARALALDPEILFLDEPTSGLDPISAAEFDHLLLTLQETLGISVFMVTHDLDSLHRTCDRIAVLADGKIIEAGTMDVMLESQHPWLKSYFHGERAHDDFHVPIKGRRVTERRA, from the coding sequence ATGGCCGCGCGTGGCGAACCCGTCATCAAGGTGCGCGACCTCAAGGTCGATTTCGCGTCACGTCGCGTCCTCAACGGCGTCAATCTGGATTTGAAGCGTGGCGAGATTCTCGGCTTCGTCGGCGCCTCTGGCGCCGGCAAGTCGGTGCTGACGCGCACCATCATCGGTCTCCTGCCCTTCCGGGAGGGCACAATCGAAGTGCTCGGCACCGATCTGGGCAAGGCGACGCTGAAGGAGCGCCAGGCCGTGGACCGGCGCTGGGGTGTGCTGTTCCAGCAGGGCGCGCTTTTCTCGTCGCTGAGCTCGGGCAAGAATGTCGAATTCCCGATCCGCGAATATCTGCGGCTGTCGCAAAAGCTGACCACCGAGATCGCGATCGCCAAGCTGGAAATGGTCGGCCTCAAGCCCGACGTCTATCGCAACTATCCTTCCGAACTGTCGGGAGGCATGATCAAGCGCGTCGCGCTGGCGCGGGCCTTGGCCCTTGATCCCGAAATCCTGTTTCTCGACGAGCCGACCTCCGGCCTCGATCCGATCAGCGCCGCCGAGTTCGATCACCTGCTGCTGACGCTGCAGGAAACGCTCGGCATTTCCGTGTTCATGGTCACTCACGACCTCGACAGTCTGCATCGCACCTGCGACCGCATCGCAGTGCTCGCCGACGGCAAGATTATCGAGGCCGGCACCATGGACGTCATGCTGGAATCGCAGCACCCGTGGTTGAAATCGTATTTCCACGGTGAGCGCGCCCATGACGATTTCCATGTACCGATTAAAGGCCGGCGCGTCACAGAACGTCGCGCCTGA
- a CDS encoding MlaE family lipid ABC transporter permease subunit, which translates to MTAGTLQHGSSHGDGLDLRAEGHWTAEHARALEPLADKLTYGHEQVSRLVFDATRITQLDTYGAWLIERTLRIWAGRGADVRLVGLPPTYGNLFAKVRAGQQKLTPLKHKQTGIGATLESVGRTMTAVFSDLFTIFQMAGQLVVAFLSVCANPWRFRFTSLINHLERVCWHAVPIIILITFLIGAIIAQQGIFHFRTFGADIYVVDMVGVLVLRELGVLIVCIMIAGRSGSAYTAELGSMKMREEVDALRTMGFDPVEVLVLPRILALIIAVPILTFIGAMAALYGGGLVSWLYGGIDPKIFMSRLHESISMKTFAVGMIKAPFMALIIGLVACMEGMQVKGSAESLGAKTTDSVVKSIFLVIVIDGLFAVFFAAVGI; encoded by the coding sequence TTGACCGCGGGTACCCTCCAGCACGGCTCGTCGCACGGCGACGGTCTGGACCTCCGGGCCGAAGGACACTGGACGGCGGAGCACGCCCGCGCGCTCGAGCCGCTGGCCGACAAACTGACCTACGGTCATGAACAGGTCTCCCGCCTCGTTTTCGACGCCACCCGCATCACCCAGCTCGACACCTACGGCGCCTGGCTGATCGAGCGCACCTTGCGGATCTGGGCGGGCCGCGGCGCCGACGTCCGCCTGGTCGGCCTGCCGCCGACCTACGGCAACCTGTTCGCGAAGGTCCGCGCCGGCCAGCAGAAGCTGACGCCGCTCAAGCACAAGCAGACCGGCATCGGCGCCACGCTGGAAAGCGTCGGCCGCACCATGACCGCGGTGTTCTCGGACCTGTTCACCATCTTCCAGATGGCCGGTCAGCTCGTCGTCGCATTCCTGAGCGTGTGCGCCAATCCGTGGCGCTTCCGCTTCACCTCGCTCATCAATCATCTCGAGCGGGTCTGCTGGCACGCGGTGCCCATCATCATTCTCATTACCTTCCTGATCGGCGCCATCATCGCCCAACAGGGCATCTTCCACTTCCGCACCTTCGGCGCCGACATCTATGTCGTCGACATGGTCGGCGTGCTGGTACTGCGCGAGCTCGGCGTGCTGATCGTCTGCATCATGATCGCAGGCCGCTCCGGCTCGGCCTACACCGCCGAACTCGGCTCGATGAAGATGCGCGAGGAAGTCGACGCGCTGCGCACCATGGGCTTCGACCCGGTCGAGGTCTTGGTGCTGCCGCGCATCCTGGCGCTCATCATCGCCGTGCCGATTCTGACCTTCATCGGCGCAATGGCAGCGCTCTATGGTGGCGGACTGGTGTCGTGGCTCTATGGCGGCATCGATCCCAAAATCTTCATGTCGCGCCTGCACGAGTCGATCAGCATGAAGACCTTCGCCGTCGGCATGATCAAGGCGCCGTTCATGGCGCTGATCATCGGTCTGGTGGCGTGCATGGAAGGCATGCAGGTCAAGGGCTCCGCGGAGTCGCTCGGCGCCAAAACCACCGACTCGGTGGTGAAGTCGATCTTCCTCGTCATTGTCATCGACGGCCTGTTCGCCGTCTTCTTCGCCGCGGTCGGGATTTGA
- a CDS encoding thymidylate synthase: MRQYLDLMDHILRNGAEKRDRTGTGTRSVFGHQMRFDLGQGFPLLTTKKLHLKSIVHELLWFLAGDTNIKYLNDNGVRIWDEWADERGDLGPVYGHQWRSWPAKDGQTIDQIANVIAMIKRSPDSRRLIVTAWNPADVDKMALPPCHCLFQFYVANGRLSCQLYQRSCDVFLGVPFNTASYALLTMMVAQVTGYKPGDFVWTGGDTHLYLNHVEQAELQLSRAPRALPTMRINPDVTDIFAFRYEDFALENYDPHPHIKAVVAV; the protein is encoded by the coding sequence ATGCGCCAGTACCTTGACCTGATGGACCACATTCTCCGCAACGGCGCGGAGAAGCGCGATCGCACCGGCACTGGAACGCGTTCGGTGTTCGGTCATCAGATGCGCTTCGATCTAGGGCAAGGCTTCCCGCTGCTCACGACCAAAAAGCTGCACCTGAAGTCGATCGTCCACGAGCTGCTGTGGTTTCTCGCCGGCGACACCAATATCAAATATCTCAACGACAATGGCGTGCGCATCTGGGACGAGTGGGCGGATGAGCGCGGCGATCTCGGCCCTGTCTATGGCCACCAGTGGCGTTCATGGCCGGCGAAGGATGGCCAGACCATCGACCAGATCGCCAACGTGATTGCGATGATCAAGCGCAGTCCGGACTCGCGCCGCCTGATCGTCACGGCGTGGAATCCCGCTGACGTCGACAAAATGGCGCTGCCGCCGTGTCACTGCCTGTTTCAGTTTTACGTCGCCAACGGCAGGCTGTCGTGTCAACTTTACCAGCGCTCGTGCGACGTCTTTCTCGGCGTGCCGTTCAACACCGCTTCTTACGCGCTACTGACGATGATGGTGGCACAAGTCACCGGCTACAAGCCGGGCGATTTTGTGTGGACCGGCGGAGACACGCATCTTTATCTCAATCACGTCGAGCAAGCCGAGTTGCAATTGTCGCGCGCGCCGCGCGCGTTGCCGACGATGCGCATCAACCCGGACGTGACGGATATTTTCGCGTTCCGCTATGAGGATTTTGCGCTCGAGAATTACGATCCGCATCCGCATATAAAGGCAGTGGTGGCGGTGTGA
- a CDS encoding GNAT family N-acetyltransferase: MTIAIRAATTADTSLIFDLIRELADYEKLSDAVDATPAMIADALFDEKPRLFCDIAEWNGEAAGLAVWFLNFSTFRGRHGIYLEDLFVRPAYRGKGLGKALMEQLARRCVEEGYARFEWSVLDWNAPSIAFYESIGAQVLPDWKICRMSGEALASFGKGARA, encoded by the coding sequence GTGACTATTGCGATCCGCGCAGCGACGACCGCCGACACGTCGCTGATCTTCGACCTCATCCGTGAACTCGCTGACTATGAGAAGCTCAGCGATGCCGTTGATGCAACGCCGGCGATGATCGCCGATGCCTTGTTCGACGAAAAGCCGCGCCTGTTCTGCGACATCGCCGAATGGAATGGCGAGGCGGCCGGACTCGCCGTTTGGTTTCTCAATTTCTCGACCTTCCGCGGCCGCCACGGCATTTATCTCGAGGATCTGTTCGTGCGGCCCGCCTATCGCGGCAAGGGATTAGGCAAGGCGTTGATGGAGCAACTCGCGCGGCGCTGCGTCGAGGAAGGTTATGCTCGCTTCGAGTGGTCGGTGCTGGACTGGAACGCGCCATCGATTGCTTTTTACGAGTCGATCGGCGCGCAGGTGTTGCCCGACTGGAAGATCTGCCGCATGAGCGGTGAGGCGCTTGCATCGTTCGGCAAAGGAGCGCGCGCATGA
- a CDS encoding dihydrofolate reductase, whose amino-acid sequence MTTRPRNTAPYKIVLVAAIGENGVIGSGGQLPWRLKSDLQHFKRITLGKPVVMGRKTYESIGKPLPGRTNIVMTRDLGFAVPGGILATSLDAALGIAVEDAAKRGVNELMIIGGGDVFDRTMEMADRLEITHVHASPPGDVYFPAIDPAEWREVERHHYDAGPDDDAGFDTVAYVRR is encoded by the coding sequence ATGACCACGCGGCCGCGCAACACCGCGCCCTACAAGATCGTGCTCGTCGCCGCGATCGGCGAGAACGGCGTTATCGGCAGCGGCGGCCAATTGCCATGGCGGTTGAAGTCCGATCTACAGCATTTCAAGCGCATCACGCTCGGCAAGCCGGTCGTGATGGGCCGCAAGACCTATGAATCGATCGGCAAGCCGCTGCCGGGCCGGACCAACATCGTGATGACGCGCGACCTCGGCTTTGCCGTACCGGGCGGCATTCTCGCTACCAGCCTGGATGCAGCGCTCGGCATCGCCGTTGAAGATGCCGCCAAGCGTGGCGTGAATGAACTGATGATCATCGGCGGCGGCGACGTGTTCGATCGCACCATGGAAATGGCGGACCGGCTGGAAATCACGCATGTCCACGCCAGCCCGCCGGGCGATGTCTATTTTCCCGCGATCGATCCCGCCGAGTGGCGCGAGGTCGAGCGCCATCATTATGATGCCGGGCCGGACGACGACGCCGGCTTCGACACCGTGGCCTATGTTCGCCGCTAG
- a CDS encoding SDR family NAD(P)-dependent oxidoreductase, with protein MSAFDLSGRVALVTGGNGGIGLGMAKGLAGAGATVVIAGRNKAKADTALAELRAIDSRADFVEIDVLKEESCRGAVNAVADKLGRLDILVNNAGTAVRKPPEELTAAEWHLVMDTNVTSAFLCSQAVYPHMKKAGAGKIINIGSMMTIFASSYAAPYASSKGAIVQMARSFAVAWAKDNIQVNSILPGWIDTELTKKAREQVPGLYERVLARTPAARWGAPDDFAGIAVFLASPASDFLTGTAIPVDGGYSVMA; from the coding sequence ATGAGCGCATTCGATCTCAGCGGGCGCGTCGCGCTGGTCACCGGCGGCAATGGCGGCATCGGTCTCGGCATGGCCAAGGGCCTGGCCGGCGCCGGCGCCACGGTGGTCATCGCCGGACGCAACAAGGCCAAGGCAGACACGGCGCTGGCCGAACTGCGGGCGATCGACTCCCGGGCGGACTTCGTCGAGATCGATGTGCTGAAGGAAGAATCCTGCCGCGGCGCCGTAAACGCGGTTGCCGACAAACTCGGCCGGCTCGACATTCTCGTCAACAATGCCGGCACCGCCGTGCGCAAGCCGCCGGAAGAACTGACCGCGGCGGAATGGCATCTGGTGATGGACACCAATGTCACCAGCGCCTTCCTGTGCTCTCAGGCGGTCTATCCCCACATGAAGAAGGCGGGCGCCGGCAAGATCATCAATATTGGCTCCATGATGACGATCTTCGCCTCGTCCTATGCCGCTCCCTATGCGTCAAGCAAGGGCGCCATCGTGCAGATGGCCCGTTCCTTCGCGGTCGCCTGGGCCAAGGACAACATCCAGGTCAATTCCATCCTGCCCGGCTGGATCGACACCGAACTGACGAAGAAGGCGCGCGAACAGGTCCCCGGCCTTTATGAGCGCGTCCTGGCCCGCACGCCGGCGGCGCGGTGGGGCGCGCCGGACGATTTCGCGGGCATCGCGGTGTTTCTCGCCTCGCCCGCCTCGGACTTCCTCACCGGCACGGCGATTCCCGTCGACGGCGGCTATTCGGTGATGGCCTGA
- the hflK gene encoding FtsH protease activity modulator HflK codes for MPWSNQGGGGSGSGGPWGSGGGGKSPWGSSPPPSGGRPPDLEEILRRGQDRLRGVLPGNMGGKGIALAALAALALWGFSGFFRVEPDELGVVLRFGKEVREVQPGLNYHLPYPIETALTPKALRVNKIDIGMRVSDDARRGATVRDVPEESLMLTGDENIVDVDFAVLWRVKPTGVGEYLFNIQNPEGTVKAVAESAMREVVGRSDIQPILTGARQTIENAVHELMQKTLDGYGAGILIQQVQLQKVDPPQQVIDAFRDVQAARADLERAVNESQSYANRVVPEARGRVAQITQAAEAYKSQTVAEATGQSARFDKIYEEYRKSPNVTRERMYLETMERVLGGADKVILDSGAGGSGVVPYLPLNELARPQPRTPTTGVRP; via the coding sequence ATGCCGTGGAGCAATCAAGGCGGTGGTGGCAGCGGGTCCGGTGGACCGTGGGGGTCCGGTGGGGGCGGCAAGAGCCCTTGGGGCTCGAGCCCGCCGCCGTCCGGCGGCCGCCCGCCCGATCTGGAAGAAATCCTGCGCCGTGGCCAGGACAGGTTGCGCGGCGTGCTGCCCGGCAATATGGGCGGCAAGGGCATTGCGCTCGCCGCGCTTGCTGCGCTGGCGCTGTGGGGCTTCTCCGGCTTCTTCCGCGTCGAGCCCGATGAACTCGGCGTCGTGCTGCGCTTCGGCAAGGAAGTGCGCGAAGTCCAGCCGGGTCTGAACTATCACCTGCCTTATCCGATCGAGACCGCGCTCACGCCGAAGGCGCTGCGCGTCAACAAGATCGATATCGGCATGCGTGTCAGCGACGACGCGCGCCGCGGCGCGACCGTCCGCGACGTGCCGGAGGAGAGCCTGATGCTCACCGGCGATGAAAACATCGTCGACGTCGACTTCGCCGTGCTGTGGCGGGTCAAGCCGACCGGCGTCGGCGAATACCTGTTCAACATCCAGAATCCGGAAGGCACCGTGAAGGCGGTCGCCGAAAGCGCGATGCGCGAAGTGGTCGGCCGCTCGGACATTCAGCCGATCCTGACCGGCGCCCGGCAGACCATTGAAAACGCCGTGCACGAACTCATGCAGAAGACGCTGGATGGCTACGGCGCCGGCATCCTGATCCAGCAGGTGCAATTGCAGAAGGTTGACCCGCCGCAGCAGGTCATCGATGCCTTCCGCGACGTGCAGGCCGCGCGCGCTGACCTCGAGCGCGCTGTCAACGAGTCGCAGAGCTACGCCAACCGCGTCGTGCCGGAAGCGCGTGGCCGTGTGGCGCAAATCACGCAGGCCGCCGAAGCCTACAAGTCGCAGACAGTCGCCGAAGCTACCGGTCAGTCGGCGCGCTTCGATAAGATCTATGAGGAATACAGGAAGTCTCCGAACGTGACGCGCGAGCGTATGTACCTCGAAACGATGGAGCGCGTTCTGGGCGGTGCAGACAAAGTGATCCTGGATTCGGGTGCCGGCGGCTCTGGCGTCGTGCCTTATCTACCGCTCAACGAACTGGCGCGTCCGCAGCCGCGCACGCCGACGACGGGAGTTCGTCCATGA
- the hflC gene encoding protease modulator HflC gives MKLNVIGGVAVVILVAALIVGYSSLFTVYQTQQALVVRLGQPVRVVTEPGLNFKAPFIDNVITIDKRILDLEAPAQEVIASDQKRLVVDAFARYRIKNALQFYQTLGSIQGANSQLTILLNSALRRVLGEATFTHVVRDQRSELMERILQLVDREAAGYGIQVVDVRIRRADLPEQNSQAVYQRMQTERAREAAEFRAQGAQRAQEIRSRADRDVTVLVADAQSKSEQIRGEGDAIRNQIFAEAFNKDPEFFAFYRSMQAYETSLKPGDTRLLLKPDNSFFRFFNQPTGVQPGQPATRPTAPAQ, from the coding sequence ATGAAACTTAATGTCATCGGCGGCGTCGCCGTCGTCATCCTCGTGGCCGCTCTGATCGTTGGCTACTCGTCGCTGTTCACCGTCTACCAGACCCAGCAGGCCCTTGTGGTTCGTCTCGGTCAGCCGGTGCGCGTCGTCACCGAGCCGGGTTTGAACTTCAAAGCTCCGTTCATCGACAACGTCATCACGATAGACAAAAGAATTCTCGATCTTGAGGCGCCGGCGCAGGAAGTCATCGCCTCCGACCAGAAGCGCCTCGTGGTCGATGCCTTCGCGCGTTACCGCATCAAGAACGCCCTGCAATTCTACCAAACGCTTGGTTCGATCCAGGGCGCCAACTCGCAATTGACCATTCTGCTCAACTCGGCCCTTCGCCGCGTGCTGGGTGAGGCGACGTTCACCCACGTGGTGCGCGATCAGCGCTCCGAACTGATGGAGCGCATCTTGCAGCTCGTCGACCGTGAGGCTGCCGGTTACGGCATTCAGGTCGTCGATGTCCGCATCCGCCGGGCAGACTTGCCAGAGCAGAACAGTCAGGCGGTATATCAGCGTATGCAGACTGAACGTGCCCGCGAAGCGGCCGAATTCCGTGCTCAGGGCGCCCAGCGCGCCCAGGAAATTCGATCCCGCGCCGACCGTGACGTCACGGTACTGGTGGCCGATGCGCAATCGAAATCGGAGCAGATCCGCGGTGAAGGCGATGCGATTCGCAACCAGATCTTCGCTGAGGCTTTTAACAAAGATCCGGAGTTCTTCGCCTTTTACCGCTCGATGCAGGCGTACGAGACCAGCCTGAAGCCGGGCGATACGCGGCTGCTGCTCAAGCCGGACAATAGCTTCTTCCGCTTTTTCAACCAGCCGACTGGCGTCCAACCCGGTCAGCCGGCTACCCGGCCGACGGCGCCCGCTCAGTAG
- a CDS encoding DUF2065 domain-containing protein, with amino-acid sequence MSDFLAALGLVFVIEGLIFAAFPAHGKKAVESVLNTPPATLRLIGLGSAVVGILIVWMVRS; translated from the coding sequence ATGTCCGACTTTCTGGCCGCACTCGGGCTGGTCTTCGTGATTGAAGGCCTGATCTTCGCGGCTTTTCCGGCGCACGGCAAAAAGGCGGTCGAAAGCGTGCTCAACACGCCGCCGGCCACCTTGCGGCTGATTGGGCTGGGATCGGCCGTTGTCGGTATATTGATCGTCTGGATGGTGCGATCCTGA
- a CDS encoding Do family serine endopeptidase: MGAPKLRFRTTFALVLAATLAGPLTAAPALARGPEGIADVSEQVIDAVVNISTKQKVDLNSGAMPQLPPGSPFEEFFEEFFKNRRGPGGQGPNGNTPQSRRVNSLGSGFIIDAEGYVVTNNHVIADADEVSVILNDGTTLKADLVGTDKKTDLALLKVTPTKPLKAVKFGDSDKLRLGEWVIAIGNPFSLGGTVTAGIVSARNRDIQSGPYDNYIQTDASINRGNSGGPLFNLDGDVIGVNTAIISPSGGSIGIGFAVPSKTAVAVIDQLRNFKEVRRGWLGVRIQQVTEEIADSLNIKPARGALIAGIDDKGPAKPAGIEPGDVIVKFDGKDVKEMRDLPRIVADTAVGKDVEVTIIRKGKEETKTVKLGRLEDDKPTPASLTPKKDQPDEDKSSVRKALGLDLANLNEANRKKFKIDDKVKGVVITGVDPNSAAAEKRLQPGMVIAEVQQQPVTSAADLQKRIDQLKKEGKKTVVLLVQSPSGDPSFVAIGLQ, from the coding sequence ATGGGCGCCCCTAAACTTCGTTTCAGAACGACTTTCGCACTCGTGCTCGCCGCCACCTTGGCCGGCCCGCTGACCGCCGCGCCGGCGCTGGCGCGCGGCCCGGAGGGCATCGCCGACGTCTCCGAGCAGGTGATCGACGCTGTGGTCAACATCTCGACCAAACAGAAGGTCGACCTCAATTCCGGCGCCATGCCGCAGCTTCCGCCGGGCTCGCCCTTCGAGGAATTTTTCGAGGAGTTCTTCAAGAACCGCCGCGGTCCGGGCGGACAGGGCCCGAACGGCAACACGCCGCAGTCGCGCCGTGTCAATTCACTCGGCTCCGGCTTCATCATCGATGCCGAAGGTTATGTCGTGACTAACAATCACGTCATCGCCGATGCCGACGAGGTAAGCGTTATCCTCAATGACGGTACGACGCTCAAGGCCGATCTGGTCGGCACCGACAAGAAGACCGATCTCGCGCTCCTGAAGGTGACACCGACGAAGCCGCTCAAGGCGGTCAAGTTCGGCGACAGCGATAAATTGCGTCTCGGCGAATGGGTCATCGCGATCGGTAACCCGTTTTCGCTCGGCGGCACCGTGACCGCCGGCATCGTCTCGGCACGCAACCGCGACATCCAGTCCGGTCCGTACGACAACTATATCCAGACCGACGCTTCGATTAACCGCGGCAACTCGGGCGGCCCGCTGTTCAACCTCGATGGCGACGTCATCGGCGTCAATACCGCGATCATCTCGCCATCCGGCGGCTCGATCGGCATCGGTTTCGCCGTGCCGTCGAAGACCGCGGTTGCGGTCATCGATCAGCTGCGCAACTTCAAGGAAGTGCGCCGCGGCTGGCTCGGCGTCCGCATCCAGCAGGTGACCGAAGAGATCGCCGACAGCCTCAACATCAAGCCGGCGCGCGGTGCGCTGATCGCCGGCATCGATGACAAGGGGCCAGCCAAACCGGCCGGCATCGAGCCCGGCGACGTCATCGTCAAATTCGACGGCAAGGACGTCAAGGAAATGCGTGACCTGCCGCGCATCGTTGCCGACACCGCGGTTGGCAAGGATGTCGAGGTGACCATCATCCGCAAGGGCAAGGAAGAGACCAAGACGGTGAAGCTCGGCCGTCTTGAGGACGATAAGCCGACGCCGGCATCGCTGACGCCGAAGAAGGATCAGCCTGACGAGGACAAATCTTCGGTCAGGAAGGCGCTTGGCCTCGATCTGGCAAACCTCAACGAGGCCAACCGCAAGAAGTTCAAGATCGACGACAAGGTGAAAGGCGTGGTCATCACCGGCGTCGATCCGAACTCGGCAGCGGCCGAGAAGCGTTTGCAGCCCGGCATGGTGATCGCCGAGGTGCAGCAGCAGCCGGTGACCAGCGCGGCCGATCTGCAGAAGCGCATCGACCAGCTCAAGAAAGAAGGCAAGAAGACCGTGGTGCTACTGGTGCAGTCGCCGTCGGGCGATCCGAGCTTCGTGGCGATCGGGTTGCAGTAG
- the serB gene encoding phosphoserine phosphatase SerB — protein MTSSSSLTATIIAGREPLDDDALARARVALPAPGVPVWLDPGRAADISFTAAPDADQRALAESLRAALAGTDAVVQPSEGRRKKLFLADMDSTMIGQECIDELADYAGLKAHVAAITERAMRGEIAFEPALRERVALLEGLKVSVIDEVLRDRIRLTPGARALVRTMRANGAHTALVSGGFTLFTDRVAAMIGFNENRANSLTVIDGHKLAGTVAEPIFGRDAKRAALLELRQEFGLTKEQTMAVGDGANDLDMIAEAGLGVAYHAKPKVAEAAPARIEHGDLTALLYIQGYRRDEFVDA, from the coding sequence ATGACCTCGTCCTCATCCCTCACCGCCACCATCATCGCCGGCCGCGAACCTCTTGACGACGACGCGCTCGCGCGCGCCCGTGTCGCCCTACCCGCGCCCGGCGTACCGGTTTGGCTCGATCCCGGCCGTGCCGCAGATATTTCCTTTACCGCAGCCCCGGACGCCGACCAACGCGCCCTTGCCGAGAGCCTGCGCGCCGCCCTAGCTGGTACTGACGCGGTCGTGCAGCCATCCGAAGGCCGGCGCAAGAAGCTGTTTCTCGCCGACATGGATTCCACCATGATCGGCCAGGAATGCATCGACGAGCTTGCCGACTATGCGGGCCTGAAAGCCCATGTGGCGGCGATCACCGAGCGCGCCATGCGCGGCGAAATCGCTTTTGAGCCCGCCTTGCGGGAGCGCGTGGCGCTGCTCGAGGGCCTTAAGGTTTCGGTGATCGACGAGGTTCTTCGCGACCGCATCAGGCTGACGCCTGGCGCGCGGGCGCTGGTCCGCACGATGCGTGCAAACGGTGCGCACACTGCTCTCGTGTCCGGCGGCTTCACTCTGTTTACCGATCGTGTCGCTGCGATGATCGGCTTTAATGAGAACCGCGCCAACAGCCTGACGGTGATCGACGGCCACAAGCTGGCCGGCACCGTGGCCGAGCCGATATTCGGCCGTGACGCCAAACGCGCCGCGCTGCTCGAACTGCGTCAGGAATTCGGCCTGACCAAGGAGCAGACCATGGCGGTCGGCGATGGCGCCAACGACCTCGACATGATCGCCGAGGCCGGCCTTGGCGTTGCCTATCACGCCAAGCCGAAGGTGGCCGAAGCGGCCCCCGCGCGCATTGAGCACGGCGACCTCACCGCGCTTCTGTATATCCAGGGCTATCGGCGCGACGAATTCGTCGACGCTTAA